Proteins from one Prevotella sp. E2-28 genomic window:
- a CDS encoding purine-nucleoside phosphorylase codes for MYEKILETASWLKARMTTSPKTAIILGTGLGQLASEITDALEIPYSDIPNFPVSTVEGHSGKLIFGKLGGVDIMAMKGRFHFYEGYSMKEVTFPVRVMYELGIKTLFVSNAAGGMNPGFKIGDLMVITDHINFFPEHPLRGKNFPTGPRFPDMHETYDQSLIKLASQIAREKKIRLQYGVYMGVQGPTFETPAEYKMYRILGGDTVGMSTVPEVIVAHHCGIRTFGISVVTDLGGFDNPVEVSHEEVQEAADKAQPIMTEIMREMIVRSEAIEHSKTEKFNTDHPTETFKK; via the coding sequence ATGTACGAAAAAATTCTAGAAACAGCATCTTGGCTAAAGGCAAGGATGACCACAAGTCCGAAGACAGCAATCATTCTGGGGACAGGCCTCGGACAATTAGCTTCAGAAATAACTGACGCACTTGAGATACCCTACAGTGACATTCCAAACTTCCCCGTTTCTACGGTAGAAGGTCATAGCGGCAAACTTATCTTTGGTAAGCTTGGCGGTGTGGACATTATGGCCATGAAAGGTCGTTTCCATTTCTATGAAGGCTATTCAATGAAAGAAGTAACCTTCCCTGTACGCGTCATGTACGAACTTGGCATAAAAACCCTCTTTGTAAGTAATGCCGCCGGCGGCATGAACCCTGGTTTCAAAATTGGCGACCTGATGGTTATCACAGACCATATCAACTTTTTCCCTGAGCACCCACTGCGTGGTAAGAACTTCCCTACGGGTCCGCGCTTCCCAGATATGCACGAGACCTATGACCAGTCGCTCATCAAGTTGGCTAGTCAGATAGCACGCGAAAAGAAGATTCGCCTGCAATATGGCGTCTATATGGGCGTTCAGGGTCCCACCTTTGAGACTCCTGCAGAATATAAGATGTATCGCATCCTTGGTGGCGACACCGTAGGTATGAGTACCGTACCAGAGGTTATCGTTGCTCACCACTGCGGCATCCGTACCTTTGGTATTTCTGTTGTCACTGACCTAGGCGGTTTCGACAACCCTGTTGAGGTGAGCCACGAGGAGGTTCAGGAAGCAGCCGACAAGGCCCAGCCGATCATGACCGAGATCATGCGTGAGATGATTGTACGCTCGGAAGCCATTGAGCATAGTAAGACTGAGAAGTTTAATACCGATCATCCAACAGAGACTTTCAAAAAGTAA
- the thiL gene encoding thiamine-phosphate kinase: protein MEIAKLGEFGLIDRLTKDLENKNGSTKYGVGDDCAVLHYPDSEVLVTTDLLMEGVHFDLTYIDLKHLGYKSAMVNISDIFAMNGTPRQITVSLALSKRFTVEDMEEFYAGLRLACEKWGVDIVGGDTTSSYTGLAISITCIGEARKEDIVYRNGAKNTDLICVSGDLGAAYMGLQLLEREKSVYYGQVNDAKKKGDKKALEELAHFSPDFAGKEYLLQRQLQTEARGDIIQKLREVGIRPTSMMDVSDGLSSELMHICKQSHVGCRIYEKEIPIDYQTAVMAEEMNMNVTTCALNGGEDYELLFTVPIGDLDKVKEMEGVRMIGHITEEKYGQILVTRDNQEFELKAQGWNPL, encoded by the coding sequence ATGGAAATAGCAAAATTAGGAGAGTTCGGCCTCATAGACCGGCTGACAAAAGACTTAGAAAATAAAAACGGATCAACTAAGTACGGCGTGGGTGATGACTGCGCCGTACTTCACTACCCTGATAGCGAAGTGCTCGTTACCACCGATTTATTAATGGAGGGCGTCCACTTTGACCTCACCTATATCGACTTGAAGCATTTGGGTTACAAGTCGGCAATGGTAAATATCAGCGATATTTTCGCCATGAACGGCACACCGCGCCAGATTACCGTTTCGTTAGCCCTCAGCAAACGTTTCACCGTTGAGGATATGGAGGAGTTCTATGCCGGCCTGCGACTGGCCTGCGAAAAATGGGGTGTTGACATCGTTGGGGGCGACACTACCTCTTCTTATACAGGACTGGCAATCAGCATCACTTGCATCGGCGAGGCCCGCAAAGAGGATATTGTATATCGTAACGGAGCCAAGAACACTGACCTTATCTGCGTCAGCGGTGACCTGGGAGCAGCCTATATGGGACTGCAGCTCTTGGAACGTGAGAAAAGCGTGTACTATGGTCAGGTGAATGACGCTAAGAAGAAAGGCGACAAGAAAGCCCTTGAGGAACTGGCCCATTTCAGTCCCGACTTTGCAGGTAAGGAATACCTACTTCAGCGCCAGCTTCAGACGGAAGCCCGCGGCGACATCATTCAGAAACTGCGCGAGGTTGGCATCCGCCCAACTTCAATGATGGACGTCAGCGACGGTCTATCGTCAGAATTGATGCACATCTGCAAACAAAGCCATGTAGGTTGTCGTATTTACGAGAAAGAAATCCCCATTGACTATCAGACTGCAGTAATGGCTGAGGAGATGAATATGAACGTCACTACCTGCGCTCTCAATGGCGGTGAGGACTATGAACTGCTTTTCACCGTGCCCATCGGCGATCTCGATAAAGTAAAAGAGATGGAGGGCGTACGTATGATAGGCCATATCACCGAAGAAAAATATGGTCAAATACTCGTCACACGTGACAATCAGGAGTTTGAGCTCAAGGCTCAAGGCTGGAATCCGCTATAA
- the sppA gene encoding signal peptide peptidase SppA: MKEFFKYTLATICGIITLGIVAGIIMMISFAGMMASGNATTEIKENSVLVFRLNGAINERSEEGTPFDALLGAADMSSMGLDDILCAIKKAKENDDIKGIYIEGGVTTFDSPATAQQIRDALEDFKKSGKWIIAYADQYLQASYYVASVADSLFINKTGMIDFKGMGGKGYYWTGLYEKLGIKYQCTRVGKYKSAVESVTRKDMSENDREQRMAMYQGIWQHWLKQMAESRKVTAEQLNKVADDSIMVFASINDYKTVKLIDGAMYPEAIKNVIKGKLGLDEDDEINQVMMSDMLNLPEDDKEEGGKIAIYYAYGEIVDQPLSGFSSEHAIIGSKTVEDLQKLAKDDDIKAVVMRVNSPGGSAVASEQIWHAIKMLKEKKPVVVSMGGYAASGGYMISAPANFIVAEPTTVTGSIGIFGLIPNVSELVSEKLGITWDGVQTNKHSDYETNLVFTKDNEEELKYMQTYVDRGYDTFLGIVAEGRGMTKEQVHEIAQGRVWVATDALPIKLVDKIGSLDDAVKKAAELAECSEYYTASYPEQPSWIDQLLAATEDSKGTYLDQQLQETLGELYEPIIELRKDRQRNRLQARMPFTTVIK; this comes from the coding sequence ATGAAAGAGTTCTTCAAGTACACATTAGCTACCATTTGCGGCATTATCACACTTGGTATTGTAGCAGGAATCATTATGATGATTTCATTTGCCGGTATGATGGCAAGTGGGAATGCCACAACCGAGATAAAAGAAAACTCGGTATTAGTGTTCAGATTGAACGGGGCTATCAATGAGCGTTCCGAAGAAGGCACGCCTTTTGACGCGTTGCTTGGCGCAGCCGACATGTCTAGCATGGGACTGGACGATATTCTTTGCGCCATCAAGAAGGCAAAAGAGAACGATGACATCAAAGGTATCTACATTGAGGGTGGCGTCACCACCTTCGACTCACCCGCTACGGCTCAACAAATCCGTGATGCACTGGAGGACTTCAAAAAGAGTGGAAAATGGATCATCGCATATGCGGATCAATATTTACAGGCCAGCTATTACGTTGCATCTGTAGCCGACAGTCTGTTTATCAACAAGACTGGCATGATAGATTTCAAAGGTATGGGTGGCAAAGGTTACTACTGGACTGGGCTCTACGAGAAGCTCGGTATAAAATACCAATGTACGCGCGTAGGAAAATACAAGAGTGCTGTTGAAAGTGTCACTCGCAAGGATATGAGTGAAAATGACCGCGAGCAACGTATGGCTATGTATCAGGGAATCTGGCAACACTGGTTAAAGCAGATGGCCGAAAGCCGTAAGGTAACAGCAGAGCAGCTGAACAAAGTTGCCGACGACAGCATCATGGTCTTCGCCAGCATAAATGACTACAAGACAGTTAAACTGATTGATGGCGCGATGTACCCAGAAGCTATCAAGAACGTCATCAAGGGTAAGCTAGGACTTGACGAGGACGACGAAATCAACCAAGTGATGATGAGTGATATGCTCAACTTGCCAGAAGATGATAAGGAAGAAGGTGGAAAGATTGCCATCTACTACGCCTACGGCGAAATAGTTGACCAGCCCCTTAGCGGATTCTCATCAGAGCATGCGATTATTGGCAGCAAAACTGTAGAAGATTTACAGAAGTTGGCTAAAGACGATGATATCAAAGCCGTAGTAATGCGCGTCAATTCTCCTGGCGGTAGCGCAGTAGCCAGCGAACAGATTTGGCATGCCATCAAGATGCTGAAAGAGAAGAAGCCCGTTGTTGTATCCATGGGTGGCTATGCTGCCTCTGGTGGTTACATGATCAGTGCTCCCGCCAACTTTATCGTCGCAGAGCCTACCACCGTCACTGGTTCTATTGGCATCTTTGGTTTGATTCCTAATGTCAGTGAACTGGTCAGCGAGAAGCTAGGTATCACTTGGGATGGTGTGCAGACCAACAAACACAGCGACTATGAAACCAACCTCGTCTTCACAAAAGACAACGAAGAAGAACTCAAATATATGCAGACTTACGTGGATCGTGGTTACGACACATTCCTCGGCATCGTTGCTGAAGGTCGTGGAATGACGAAAGAACAGGTACATGAGATTGCACAAGGCCGCGTATGGGTGGCTACTGATGCTTTACCCATTAAGCTCGTTGACAAGATTGGTTCACTTGACGATGCTGTCAAAAAGGCAGCCGAACTGGCTGAGTGCAGTGAATATTACACAGCTTCTTATCCTGAACAGCCTAGTTGGATTGATCAGTTGCTGGCTGCTACAGAGGATTCTAAAGGAACTTATTTGGATCAGCAGTTACAAGAAACACTTGGTGAACTCTATGAGCCAATCATTGAGCTACGCAAGGACCGTCAGCGCAACCGTCTGCAGGCTCGCATGCCATTCACCACTGTGATTAAATAA
- a CDS encoding glycoside hydrolase family 28 protein, whose translation MKQKLILGFAILMLCTVAMGKKKVAKQDLWPDGTPISEWFSDTSRVDVGKLGKRYVITDYGVKNYSEQVQTEKIQAVIDRCANEGGGVIVVPRGFVVSGSLFFKPGTHLLIEENGELRGSDRIRDYKILKTRLEGQTLDYFAALVNADGVDGFTITGPGTINGNGHAFWEEFWIRRKINKNCTNLEAMRPRNVYISNSKNITVQDVRIINSAFWTNHLYKCENVRYLGCYIFAPTNNVTPVDPKRGAPSSDAIDLDVCKNVLVSGCYMSVCDDAVVLKGGKGTWADTMPDNGPCENIIVSDCTYGKVHGCMTLGSESLHDKNVILRRCKVHEANRVIWLKMRPDTPQHYEYVTVEDLTGDCTSFLVVRPWTQFFKPEERKDMPLSQCDNITIRNIQMDCQNFFDVGTSDKYRLKDFSFENIKVTDKKEAFSPSFIENCHVKNVVINDVKKD comes from the coding sequence ATGAAACAGAAATTGATACTAGGCTTTGCCATACTGATGCTCTGCACGGTGGCTATGGGAAAGAAAAAGGTGGCGAAACAGGATCTATGGCCTGATGGAACACCTATTTCAGAATGGTTCAGCGATACTTCAAGGGTTGATGTTGGAAAGTTGGGTAAGCGGTACGTGATAACCGATTATGGTGTAAAGAACTACTCGGAACAGGTTCAGACAGAGAAAATACAGGCTGTGATTGACCGTTGTGCTAACGAGGGTGGGGGCGTGATTGTGGTGCCTCGTGGCTTCGTGGTCAGTGGGTCGCTGTTTTTTAAGCCAGGTACGCATCTGCTGATTGAAGAAAATGGTGAACTGCGTGGTAGTGACCGTATTCGTGATTATAAGATTTTGAAGACACGTTTGGAGGGACAGACGCTCGACTATTTTGCAGCGCTGGTGAATGCCGATGGCGTGGATGGCTTTACCATTACGGGTCCTGGTACGATTAACGGTAATGGTCATGCTTTCTGGGAGGAATTTTGGATTCGCAGAAAGATTAATAAGAACTGTACGAACTTGGAGGCGATGCGCCCTCGAAATGTGTATATCTCAAATAGTAAGAATATTACTGTGCAGGATGTACGTATCATTAATTCGGCTTTCTGGACTAATCACCTCTATAAATGTGAGAACGTGCGCTATCTGGGATGCTACATCTTTGCGCCGACTAATAATGTGACGCCTGTAGATCCTAAACGCGGGGCTCCATCGAGTGATGCAATCGACTTGGATGTGTGCAAGAACGTGTTGGTTAGCGGATGCTATATGAGCGTTTGTGATGATGCTGTCGTGCTGAAAGGCGGTAAGGGTACGTGGGCTGACACGATGCCTGATAACGGTCCTTGCGAGAATATTATAGTCAGCGATTGTACTTATGGCAAAGTGCATGGCTGTATGACGTTGGGCTCTGAAAGCCTTCACGACAAGAATGTAATACTTCGTCGTTGTAAGGTTCATGAAGCTAATCGTGTTATTTGGTTGAAGATGCGCCCGGATACGCCTCAGCATTATGAGTATGTTACAGTGGAAGACCTTACTGGCGATTGTACTTCTTTCCTTGTTGTACGTCCTTGGACGCAGTTCTTTAAGCCGGAAGAACGTAAGGATATGCCCCTTTCGCAATGTGATAACATTACAATTCGTAATATCCAGATGGATTGTCAGAATTTCTTCGATGTGGGCACTTCTGATAAATACCGTCTGAAAGATTTTTCTTTTGAGAATATCAAGGTGACGGATAAGAAGGAGGCTTTCAGTCCTTCGTTTATTGAGAATTGTCATGTCAAGAATGTCGTAATAAACGATGTGAAGAAAGATTAG
- a CDS encoding co-chaperone GroES, with product MNIKPLADRVLVVPAPAEEKIGGIIIPDTAKEKPLRGIVKAVGKGTKDEEMILKAGDEVLYGKYSGTEIELDGEKFLMMRQSDVLAIIEK from the coding sequence ATGAATATCAAACCATTGGCAGACCGCGTGCTCGTAGTTCCTGCACCGGCTGAAGAGAAAATCGGTGGAATCATTATTCCCGACACAGCAAAGGAAAAGCCCCTTCGTGGTATTGTTAAGGCCGTAGGTAAGGGTACTAAGGATGAAGAGATGATCCTGAAGGCTGGTGACGAAGTGCTCTACGGCAAGTATAGTGGAACTGAAATCGAACTTGATGGTGAGAAGTTCCTGATGATGCGTCAGAGCGATGTGCTTGCTATCATAGAGAAGTAA